A window of Perognathus longimembris pacificus isolate PPM17 chromosome 6, ASM2315922v1, whole genome shotgun sequence contains these coding sequences:
- the Dstn gene encoding destrin, producing the protein MASGVQVADEVCRIFYDMKVRKCSTPEEIKKRKKAVIFCLSADKKCIIVEEGKEILVGDVGVTITDPFKHFVGMLPEKDCRYALYDASFETKESRKEELMFFLWAPELAPLKSKMIYASSKDAIKKKFQGIKHECQANGPEDLNRACIAEKLGGSLIVAFEGCPV; encoded by the exons ATG GCCTCTGGAGTGCAAGTTGCTGATGAAGTGTGTCGCATTTTCTATGACATGAAAGTTAGAAAATGCTCCACAccagaagaaatcaagaaaaggaagaaggctgTCATTTTTTGTCTCAGTGCAGACAAAAAGTGCATCATTGTTGAAGAGGGCAAAGAAATTTTGGTTGGAGATGTTGGTGTTACCATAACCGATCCTTTCAAGCATTTCGTGGGAATGCTTCCTGAAAAAGATTGTCGTTATGCTTTGTATGATGCAAGCTTTGAAACCAAGGAATCTAGAAAAGAAGAGTTGATGTTTTTTTTGTG GGCACCAGAACTAGCACCTCTGAAAAGTAAAATGATCTATGCAAGCTCCAAGGATGCCATCAAAAAGAAGTTTCAAG GCATAAAGCATGAATGTCAAGCAAATGGGCCGGAAGACCTCAACCGCGCTTGTATTGCTGAAAAGCTAGGCGGGTCCTTAATTGTAGCTTTTGAAGGGTGCCCTGTGTAG